A section of the Hemibagrus wyckioides isolate EC202008001 linkage group LG04, SWU_Hwy_1.0, whole genome shotgun sequence genome encodes:
- the fgf7 gene encoding fibroblast growth factor 7, which translates to MMHRWMVAWKRPDLLCGLYLRVLLWLGGVGVACGGGVASTEPSTMCDCIKQERYARNYDYMEGGDVRIRRLYSRTQWFLTIDENGNVNGTQDPNNCYSILEIRTVSEGGVLAIKGVKSQYYVSMSRSGILQGKKEYSDSCRFKEVFLENFYTAYMSEKWSKNGKEIFISISQKGRPLRGKKTRKESIASHFIPRTCKEDDRTMA; encoded by the exons ATGATGCACAGATGGATGGTGGCGTGGAAACGGCCAGACCTGCTGTGTGGACTTTACCTGAGAGTGCTGCTGTGGCTAGGCGGAGTGGGAGTGGCCTGtggagggggtgtggcctcgACCGAACCCTCAACTATGTGTGACTGCATCAAGCAAGAACGCTATGCTCGGAACTATGACTACATGGAGGGAGGAGACGTGCGGATTCGCCGACTGTACAGCCGCACGCAGTGGTTCCTCACCATCGACGAGAATGGCAATGTCAACGGCACACAGGACCCCAACAACTGCTATA gtatCCTGGAGATCCGCACGGTCTCAGAGGGGGGCGTCCTGGCAATTAAAGGGGTGAAGAGTCAGTATTACGTTTCCATGAGCAGATCTGGAATACTGCAAGGCAAG AAGGAGTACAGCGATAGCTGCAGATTTAAGGAGGTGTTCCTGGAGAACTTCTACACAGCCTACATGTCAGAGAAGTGGAGTAAAAATGGGAAGGAGATCTTCATCTCCATCTCACAGAAGGGCCGGCCACTGAGGGGCAAAAAGACTCGCAAAGAGAGCATCGCCTCACACTTCATCCCCCGCACCTGCAAGGAGGATGACAGGACAAtggcctga